A DNA window from Cervus canadensis isolate Bull #8, Minnesota chromosome 30, ASM1932006v1, whole genome shotgun sequence contains the following coding sequences:
- the LOC122431824 gene encoding synaptobrevin homolog YKT6-like: MKLYSLSVLYKGESKTVLLKAAYDVSSFSFFQRSSVQEFMTFTSQLIVERSGKGSRASVKEQEYLCHVYVRNDSLAGVVIADSEYPSRVAFTLLEKVLDEFSKQVNRKDWPTGSPDTIQYTGLDSHLSRYQNPREADPMTKVQAELDEIKIILHNTMESLLERGEKLDDLVSKSEVLGIQSKAFYKTARKQNSCCAIM, from the coding sequence ATGAAGCTGTACAGCCTAAGCGTCCTGTATAAAGGCGAGTCCAAGACGGTGCTGCTCAAGGCCGCATACGATGTGTCCTCTTTCAGCTTTTTTCAGAGATCCAGCGTTCAGGAGTTCATGACCTTCACAAGTCAGCTGATTGTGGAGCGCTCAGGAAAAGGCAGCCGAGCTTCTGTGAAAGAACAAGAATATCTGTGCCATGTCTACGTGAGAAATGACAGTCTTGCGGGAGTGGTCATTGCTGACAGTGAATACCCATCCCGGGTGGCTTTTACCTTGCTAGAGAAGGTACTAGACGAATTCTCCAAGCAGGTCAACAGGAAAGACTGGCCAACTGGATCCCCTGATACCATCCAGTACACAGGCCTGGACAGTCACCTCAGTAGATACCAGAACCCCCGAGAAGCTGACCCCATGACTAAAGTGCAGGCTGAACTGGATGAGATCAAGATCATCCTGCACAACACCATGGAGTCTTTATTGGAACGAGGTGAGAAGCTCGATGACCTGGTATCCAAATCCGAAGTGCTGGGAATACAGTCTAAAGCCTTCTATAAAACGGCCCGGAAACAAAACTCATGCTGTGCAATCATGTGA